The Mucilaginibacter sp. PAMB04168 genome contains the following window.
TAAGAGCCGTCTTCAATTACCCTTGAGTTGGCGCCAGTTGGCGTTGACGGCCCTGCACCGCCAAAGCCGGCCCTAAACAGGGTGGAACTTTGATTAGTAGGCGACCACCGGTCTAAGTAGCTGGCAAACTGGTTAAGGTTGGCCCGGTTAAGAATGTTACCCTCAAAAATGTACCGGTTGGCGTTTATGATATCATTGCCGTATGACCATTGAAAGAATAAGTTCAGGTCGAAATTGCGGTAACGGAAATCGTTATTGAAGCCACCGGTATGAATTGGCAAACCACGGCCAATAATGGCGTAATCACTGGCGTTGATGGCCAAATCGCCGTTTAGGTCTTTAAACTTTATATCACCAGGCTGTATAGCGCTGCGCGTATTGCCGTTGGTAGGTATATTGTCCTTTAAAATATAGTTGCCGGTTGTGGTAACATTAAAATCCGAGTACTGGTAAACGCCATCCCAAACATAACCGTACATCATGCCCAGCTGGTTGCCAACTTTAGTAATAAACGATGGTATAGTGCGAAAGGTGGCATCAAAAGGTGCATAAGCCAGTATAGCTTCCTGTTTTTCAGACAACTGGAGTATTTTGCTTTGATTAAATGAAATATTAAAGCTCGATTTCCATCCAAAATCGCGTTTGTTAATGTTATCGGTGCTAATGGTAAGCTCCAAACCCTGGTTGCGCACACGGCCAATGTTGCGGAGTGCCTGGTTATATCCCAATGATAATGGGATGTTGGCGTTAAGCAGTAAATCGCGGGTAACTTTGCGATAAATATCGGCCGTGATGTTAATGCGGTTTTTAAAAAAAGACAAGTCCAGACCCACATCAGTTTGTTCGGTGGTTTCCCACTTCAGATCTTCGTTGCTTGGCGAGCCTGGTACCGCGCCGGAGATAATGCCATTGCCAAATGTGTACGCATACGGATTGTACGAAATAATCATTTGTGTTTGGTAAGGAAAATCGGTAACACGGTTATTACCTGTTAACCCGTAGCTTACGCGGAGTTTACCATCTGATATAACCCTGTTGTTTTTCAAGAAGTTTTCTTGCGAAAAACGCCAGGCTAATGCTCCCGAGGGGAAATATCCCCATTTGTTGCCCGGCGCAAACTTCGAAGAACCATCAGCACGGTACGAGGCGGTTAACAAGTATCTGGATTTATATTTATAATCAACCCTCCCTAAGTACGACATCAAGCCCCATAAGGATGATACTGCCGTTACGGTTTGCGGCGTACCTTCATTTAAACCACTGATACCCAACTGTGCCCTGGGCAAATTGGTAGCCGAACTGCCATAGCCCGATGTACGGTTGCCCGATTCGGTTATACCAGCTAATAAGGTAAGGTTATGTGATTTGTTAAAGGTTTCGTTATAGGTTAGCGTATTTTCATTGATCCAGGTTGTGTTTTTATTAAATATAACGCTGCCATTTACACCATTGGTTGAGCCTATTAGGGTACGGCGGTTACCATATACGGTAAGCGTGTCGTTAAAAGTATTGTTCTGTGTAAACGTTTCGTTAAGACCACCGGTTATTCTCAGTTTAAGCTTGGATGTAACAGCGTAATCTACATAACCATTAAGTATGGTGTTACGGCCAATTACATCTCTCACCAAATGCCGCTGGTTAAGAATCGGATTTATCCGCAAATCAAGCGACGGATCAATGAAGGGGTCGAAAAGATCATCTGATACATCATTGGCGCCGCTTAATGAAAAATTACGGTAACCATACACACTATACAGCGAAGCTGCCGTTGAGCTGGTGCTTGATGGGTTTGACGGCGATATGCCCGAACGCTTGTTGTGTGCTATGTTGAGGTATATACCCGCTTTAACTTTGTTGTTAAAAGTTTGGTCGAGTGATACCGAGCCCTGGTAGCGGCGGTAGTCAGAATTGATAATTACACCGTTTTGTCCAAACACGTTACCCGACACGTAGTATTTCGTCTTATCATTACCGCCCCTAACCGAAAGCGAAGTATTGAACATAGGCGCCACATGTAAAAACTGATCTTGCCAGTCTATTTCGGGAATGTTGCGGTAAAAATTGAGCGTGCGGCCGTCGCGCAGGTAGATATTTGCAGCATCTGCCGGGCTTTTTTCAACCTGGTATTGTACAAACTCATAAGGGTTCATCAGCTTCATGCGGTTACGGTCTTTCTGAAGGCCGTAATAAGCGCTCAACGTGATAGCCGGAGCTCCTGACTTACCTCTTTTGGTCGTAATCATGATCACACCGTTAGCACCTCTTGAGCCGTATATTGCCGTTGCCGATGCGTCTTTCAGCACGTCAATCGACTCTACGTCCTGCGGCTGAATAAAATTATTATCAGGGTTTTCAATCGGGAAGCCATCAATAACATACAGCGGTGAGTTATCTTGCGTAACAGAGTTTGCACCGCGTATAACGATATTATTGGCCGATCCGGGTTGCCCATCAACAGAGGATACCACCACGCCGGCTACCCGGCCGCCCAGTGCTTCATCAATTGACCTTACAGGCGCTTTTTGCATATCCTCAATTGGAGCCTTCACAACCGAGCCGGTCACATCGGCGCGTTTCACCTGCGCATAACCAATAACCACAGTCTCGGTAAGGCTGTTAACCTGGGTCCTCATCACAATGGTGTATCGCGTGCGGGCATCTACAGCCACTTGGTTATTAGCATAACCAATACCTGAAAACAATAAGGTATCTTTTGGCGAGGCTTTTATGCTAAACTGCCCGTTCAGGGCGGTTTGTGTACCGCCACTTTTGCCTTTAATCCGAATTGTTATTGCAGGTATAGCGGTTCCGGTCTCATCTTTTACTTCTCCCGTTATTTGTTGTTGCGCAAATACCGGAAGTGTACTTAATAAAATAATAATCAATAACAATGTTCGACGCCGCAAATACGGTTTGAACTTGCCATTCATTTTACCACAGTAAAACTGCATGGTCATGATAGGGGGTTTAAATGGTTATAATTGGTTACTGGCAACCCGCAAGGCCGCTCTGTGGGGGCAAACGGGTAAAGCGAATTTGAGTATTATGAATTGAAATGAACGGTCAAAAAATCGATAATTTAGGATGAATTTTTAAAAGAAATGCCGAAAATATGTCGGAATACAGGGTTAGACCGGTTTAATGAGTATTGCTGTTTGTGGTTTGGCATTTTTAAACAACAGCTTTTGTTAAAGTATACATTGCCCAGGCTGGTAACGTAATCAGCTTGATTTTTTTTTATAAATTGATCAACAAACAGCACTGACCTTACAACCTTAAATATACATAAAGGAATAAAGGGGTGAGGTAAATGCCCGGCTATCAGAAAACCAGGCTTTATGTACTACCGTAATTCCTATACATCCTTATTGTTGCTAAACAACAGGGATATGGGATATTATCAATTGAAAAAAAGACGGAAATTTGATTTCCGAAAGGTAGTCACGGTACGTAAAAAATCATTTAATTAGCAGTCAGCTTCTGCCGGTAAGTTAAACCTAAAAAGACATCATTATATTTTTAGCACAATGCGATTAAAATGCATTATTTACTTTTTAGTGTGCTGTATACAGACAAGTTACGCCCAAAGCGTAAAGTTTGACAGGCTGAGTATTGAAGACGGCTTATCACAAAACTCTGTACTTGCCGTATGCGAAGATAAAGATGGCTTTATTTGGCTTGGAACCCGCGATGGGTTGAACAAGTACAACTCATATGATTTTAAAATTTATAAAAGCCACCCGGCTAATAAAAGCAGCTTACAATCCAGCTACATAACTAACTTATACTGCGATAGTAAAAACAGGCTATGGGTAGGCACCAGCAAAGGATTAAACATTTATGACCGAACCCTGGATGCTTATAAAAGGGTGCCACTTTTATTTAAGAATGGGGAAGATATAAATTTAAGCCGCATCAACAGCATTTTAGAAGACCGTACAGGGCGCTTATGGGTTGCCTCGGAATACGACCTCAACTTAATTCAGGCAAACGGTCGGTTAAAACATATTGTGCCGGTAAATCCTATCACAAACAGAATGGTTCTTCGCTCTTTATGCCAGGATCATACCGGAACTATATGGCTGGGTACCACCCACGGCATTTACACCGTTGCCGAAAAGCAAAAAAGATTCTGGGTTGAAAAATTCCTGCCATTGGCAACGGCCGGTTTAGCCGATGCTCCGATTATGAGTGTAACCGAAGATACCGCTCATAACTTATGGATAGCCACATCGGGCAAAGGCTTGTATAAATATGAACCAGCCCTGCGAGCCATAAAACATTATACTACATCGGGCAAGCCTGATAGTTTGAGCGACGATAATGTAAGGCGCCTTTTGCCAGACGGCAAAGGTAATTTATGGATAGGTACGCAAACTGGCTTATCGTTATATAACGCCTTTACCAAAAAGTTTTCTAATTACCGTAACGACCCTTGGGACAATACCAGTTTGAGCCAAAATTCAGTTCATAGCTTGTATAAAGACCATGCCGGCATCATCTGGGTCGGAACCTTTTTTGGCGGCGTTAACCGGATTTACCCTTATCCGGCACCGTTTTCTGTTATCAGCAACCGGTCATTCACGGCGGCTTTAAACAATAACGTTATCAGCTCCATATTAAAAGATGCGCAAGGTTATTTATGGATTGGCACCGAGGGGGGCGGCATCAACGTTGTTGCACCCAATGGCCTGCATACCAAAGTGTACCAGCATGTTACCGGCGCGCCTCACACCTTGGGCTCTAATTTGGTAAAAGTTATCTTCAAAGACTCTTTCAATCAGATTTGGGTAGGTACACATGGCGGTGGACTTAATTTATTTGACGCCGGTATTAACGGCTTTAAACAATACCTAAACCACAATCAGGCAACATTAGGGTCTGAAATTACCTGTTTGGCAGAAGACAATGCAAAACGCTTGTGGATTGGCACCGAAACTGCCGGCCTCAATGTGTTTGAAAACAACAACGGAAATCTAATAAAGGTTAATGATGCCAAAATTACACGGCTTACTAAAAACCGTTCTATACTCTCTGTTATAAAAGATGACGATGGAAAAATATGGGCTGGCGGACCAGATGGCTTGTATATAACCGATGCCAAAGGTGTTGTTTATATAAAAAAAATACCCCGTGACAGACCTTTAGCTGTAAATTGTATTTTCCAGGACTCACTGAAAAATGTATGGGTTGGTACCAATGCCTTGGGTTTGGTTAAGTTTTCTAAAAACGGCCACTTTATTCGAAACTATACTGTAGATAATGAGCTTTCGGACAATAAAGTGCTTGGTATATTACAGAACGGTAACGACCTGTGGATAAGTACTGGAAACGGCCTGAACAGGCTGAATTTAAATAGCAACACCATCAATCACTATTTTGAGACCGACGGGCTTGCGGGTAACATCTTCAACAACAATTCTTACTATAGGGCTACTAATGGCCTGATGTATTTTGGCGGATACAACGGGCTTACCATCTTCAACCCTAACAGTATCAGGATCAATAAGCAGGCTCCCGTTGTACGGCTAACCTCACTTAGCGTACATAACAAAAAAGTAGTTCCCGGAGACAGGAACAGTATTTTGAAGCAAAATATAAACCTCACTAAACAAATTACTTTAAACCACGATCAAAATGTGTTTACGGTTCAGTTTGCGGTGCTAAACTTTATCAAACCCGAAAAAAACAAATACCGGTATTACCTGGAAGGATATGATAAAGACTGGCAAAGTGTTAATTCACCGGTTGCTACTTATACCAACGTGCCGCCGGGTCATTATCGCTTTTATGTTAGCGGCTGTAACAATGACAATGTGTGGAGCAATAAGTTAAGCCTGCAGATAGATATACGCCCGCCGGTTTGGAGAGCATGGTGGGCGTATATGCTCTACTTTATATTATTAACCGGCCTTGTTACGCTGGTAGTGCGTTACCTGTTTATAAGAGCACTTTATAAAAAAGAACAAGAGCTTACCCGCCTCAAGCTGAACTTTTTCACCAACATATCGCACGAAATAAGGACGCACCTGGCACTGATTACCGGCCCGGCCAATAAACTGATTGCCGATAATGAGCCACTTTTAAAAGGGAAGCAACAACTGGTTACTATAAAAAACAACTCAGAAAGCTTATTGCAGTTGGTTAACGAATTACTGGATTTCAGAAAAGCCGAAACCGGCCATTTGAACCTGCGGATTACCCTGGTTGACATTGTTGATTTTATTGGTAACGTGAAAACAAACTTCAATGAAATAGCTGCGGAAAAAAACATAGTTTTTGAACTACAGGCAAGCGCCAGCCGTATTGATATGTACTTTGACCGCGAGCAAATGGAGAAGGTTTTTTACAACCTGCTTTATAACGCATTTAAGTTTACACCAGGCGGTGGCTTTGTAAGTGTTATAATAAAAAATGAGAAGGATGATGTTGTTATAGACTTTGTAAACTCCGGCCCGGGAATAGCTAAAGAAAACATTGACAAGCTTTTTGAAAATTATTTCCAGGAAATTGATTATGGGAAGCAAAACACCGGTTATGGTATAGGTTTAGCTTTATCTAAAAGCATTGTTGATTTACATGGGGGTAGTATAAAGGTCGAAAGTTCGGCACATGAAAACGGGCAAAGCCTCACTAAATTTACTATAAAATTAAAAAACGGAGCCGGCCATTTTTCAGCCCGGCAAATAAAACAAGGACAATTATCTTACGCTAACGCGGTAAACATACCTGCCACCCGCAATGAGCATGAGCAAGCCGATTATTCTCTTTCGCCGCTTTACAATCACAAAGATTTAGTGCCAGACGAAGAAAAACTAACTATACTGCTTGTTGAAGACAATCCGGACATGAGAGGTTTTATTAAATCAATTTTACAGCCCCGCTATACTATCATTGAAGCTTGCAACGGTTTGGAAGGATTTGATGTAGCCACGCTCGAAATACCCGACCTTGTAATTAGCGATGTGATGATGCCAGAAATGGACGGACTAACGTTTTGTGCCAAAATAAAATCAGACGAACGCACCAGCCATATACCTGTTATTTTACTAACGGCTCAAAGCAGCGTACAACATCATGTAAACGGCTTGCAAACCGGCGCTGATATTTATTTAACCAAACCTTTTAGCAGCGATGTACTGATGCTGCAGGTAAATAACCTTATTAGCGCCCGCGAGTTAATTTGGCATAAATTGAACCGTGAATTTAAGTTACATATTAAGAAGTTAAACTTAACTGATGAGGATAAAGCTGTTGATAAACAAACGGTACATTTACACCCGCTTGATGAGGCTTTTCTTGATCGTATAACCAACATGGTTAATGAAAACTTGATGAACCGTAACTTTGGCGTTCAACAGCTCTCTCAGATGGCTGGTATGAGTCAGCCGGTCCTCTTTCGAAAAATTAAAGGGATTACTGGTTTGTCGGCTAATGACTTTGTAAAATCTTTACGCCTAAAAAAAGCAGCCGAATTACTCTTAGACGGCCATTATAACGTTTCTGAAATCAGCAACATAGTTGGGTATGAAAGCAGTAAATACTTTAGCCGCGAGTTTAAAAAATCTTATGGGGTAAATCCATCTGCCTATACTAAAGACTCGGCGATAAACAATGAACAAGTGAACAATCATCAATAGATGGCACACACCCCACCGATTTGGCTACGACCGTATGCTAAACTATATACAGCCAAAAACGCTTTAAAAATCAATGTTAAAAAGTATTTAATTGCGCTATTCATAGTTCCCGGTATCATTAAGACCAATAGCACCGCTGCGGCCAGCTTGGGCACTCCCCCCGGGTAGCTTTCTTCTAACGCTTGCGTACAGGAAACGAGGCCCTTTATCTGATTTGGTTTTATTGTTCAAAAATTGGTACTTTATTCAGCATCAGACGTATCTGATATTAATAATAATCCTAAGTTGATGATCACTTAAAATCAAAGCGATATTTTAAGTCTTTTAAAACTTGGTATGACCAGATATTTATACATCACTATCATCTCTATGCTGTGCGCCTTGCTTTTCCTTAATATGCGTTGCAAAAAGGAAAATGAAATGGACCCAAACGGGCTTCCTAAAGCCACCCAAGTAGGCTCCCTGCTGTTTGCCTGCAAGATCAACGGCAAGAATTGGACATCTAATAAAAATAGTTATTCGGTAAGTGGCGGTGTTAAAAATGGCATTATAACAGTAAGTGGATTTAACGACTCAAATTCTGCAACGGCTTTAGAGTATTTACAGATTCAGGTGAAGGAAGTTGCTTCACAAATGGTATACCGCCTAAACGACCCCAATTTGGGGCATTTAGCTACCTACAAAACCGATAGAGATTGTTTTACTGTAGTTTCTTTTACAAATCGGGCAGATTCAAGTGACGGAGAAGTTTCTTTTACCCGGATTGACAAGGCCAATCGGATTCTTTCTGGTACTTTTGGTGTAATATTCCAACCGAAAAATGCGGCGTAATTAAAATTACCGATGGCCGCTTTGACATCCTATATTAACATTTAACCTTTTAACCAAACCTTTCGGGGGAACGCTTAACGGTTTTCATAGTAATACTATGCGCTGTGTTATTTTTAGAAATCTCGGATAGAAAGCCGGATGCTAGAAAATAGGATAAGCATTTACTCCCAATATTTGGCCTGGGGAAAGAATATTAGTGAAGAACGGTTGAAAGAGGCTCGGATAAGATGTAATTTGGAATGAACGACTTAGTATCGGGTTGTGATTAGGTGCTAAGTAATTAAAAGAAAAGCCAGCTATAGACTGCGTGAAATATAGACTCCAAAAGCTTTATAAAATATAATGAACGCATTAAGCCTTTTTAACAAACTCCGATTTTAACGCCATTGCACCAAAACCATCTATCTTGCAATCGATGTTATGATCGCTGTCGACCAGGCGAATGTTTTTAACTTTAGTGCCTGCTTTTACGGTTTGCGAAGTACCTTTAACAGGTAAGTTTTTAATCGTGACTACGGTATCTCCGTTGGCCAGGGTGTTGCCGTTGCTATCTTTTACAACGAAGATATCATCACTATGCACATCCTCATTACTACTCCACTCATGCCCGCATTCCGGACAAGCCAGTAAGTTTTCCAGCTCGTAAGTGTAGGGGGATTGGCAAATGGGGCAAGGTGCTAGTTCTTTCGTCATCGTACAAATTCTTGAAACGTCAAAGTTAGCAAATGATAGCAAGTATTGAATCGTAGTCTTGAAGTTTTGGCCGAACTTCTATCGTAGCTGCCAAGAAAACTCATTCGCTATTAAGAAAGATAAATGTTGCTGTATGCTATTTCATTACAGCCCATATCGGGCTTCATAAAAGTGTGCAAAAGCTTTGCAGTAATTTATAATTATAAGTTCCGCTCCTGATTTATAAAAAACAATTAACTCGCATTGGGTTACTAAACCGGCTCCTGAGGTATAAATTACAAAGCCCTAGTAGCCATATGCATAATCGTTTGAAACCGCTGATATCACTACCGTTTCTTATTTGCCTGACGCTTTTAATCGTCAACGATTTCTATCTGAAGGAAGCTTTCCATAATGTGTTTACAGGCAAGTTATCTGATTTTTGCGGATTATTTATCTTTCCTATTTTCTGGTCGGTCTTGTTCCCCAAACATAAATTCTGGGTTTTTATATTAAGCGGAGCACTATTTATTTACTGGAAAAGTGAGTATGCTGCGGGGCTTATCCACTTTGTGAGTACTTATTTTTTCGATGTTCAACGAACGGTTGATGTTACCGACCTGATCGCTTTGCCTGTATTAGGGCTGGCCTGGTTAAGTTTGAAAGGAGACGTAAGAGCGTTTGAAACGAATGGCTTTATCAAACAGATAAGCCCTTATATGATAGCAACCCTTACCGTTTTTTCGTTTTGCGCAACCAGCCTTCCAAAATATGTACAAACCTTTGAGCAGCCACAGTACGTACTTTTTCAGTCTGATGCTGTGCCCGACTCCAGCCAAATAGAAGAAGGCTTTAACTTTTATCATTTCGATTCTTTGCTGGTTGTTCAGGTTAACCAATTATACGTTACGAGCCGGCCAGCCAAAGATGATGATTACAATAAAAACCTCGTGACCAAAAACCTTGAGAAAGAGACTTTCGAAATCATACCTGTTAAAAAAAGTTTAATGGTTGCCGGAAAAGTTACTTCATTGACCATCAAAACGCCACAGGGTGATGATCATGCTAACTTCAATGGGGGGCGTTTGGACGGTCAGTTTATCAGAAATAAAGGAGGGAAAGCCGTTATCGAGGGTGTTTATAAAATGGGGATAGAAGATTCCATATGGACTTTTCGAAACACCGGCAATACCAAGGTCACCAAAATAACATTTAAGAACGGGGAACGAACCAAAGTTGAGCAGTTTGAGGGTGGCAACCTCATATCTTCCAGCAAGATCAACACCCGTGCGGAGGTCATAAGAAACAAGTATATTCAAATAGCGGCATTAGTCCTAATGACGATAGGCACTCTTGTGCTTTTAGTAAAAAATTACCGGCACAGATATCAGGAAAAGCTCCAGATCATGTTAGCCTGGAAATGGCTGGTTTGCCTGTTGCTGCCGATGGTTGTCTGGCTGTTACAGTTTGCAGTTACCCTTTTACTGGGGGATTTACATTTTGATGTGTTTACTATACTGGGTACAGGCTTTTTGATATATGTAATCACCTGCCCGCTATTTTTCATCGTCGTGTTTGGAATCAAGTTAAGCAGGCAGATAGACGCTCTTTTGTACTGTTTATTATTTGCCCTTGCGTTCAGTATTTGGATTGAGCATGATATATTGACTAAACTTTCTGTCTGAAAGTGTATCACTGAGCTACATAAGTTGCAATTGAAATCGATAAATTAATTACGAAGTTGCCAAATGGTCTTAGGTCAAATTTGAGAAGGAAAAGACTGGTTATTGACCTAAGTCTTAATCTTAGTAACACCTCCTCAGACTGGCAGGCTGTAAAAGAGGCCAGCCACATTATTTATACTCGCAGTAATCATTAACAACTTCTTTTCGTTCGCGCTTTTAGCCAACCATTCAAGCCTCACCGTTCAGGATTCGTAAGCGACCTTAATTCAATTTTCTAATGCCAGCTACAGGCTATAAAATAATAGGAGCCTACGGTCGTGTGTAGGTATGCTCAAAAGCTATGCTGCCCGATGCGATGTATTTAGTTGTAGCTTGTGAGGTTCAGAATATAGTGGTTATCTATGGTGATGGTCCTAATACGGTTACTAAAATTTCCAAATCATCAAAAGTAGATGAACTTTACTCGTGGATGCCACTAATTACAGCTACATAAATCAATATAATTGTAACACTTTAGCGTAAAAGCAAAGCCGCCCTTCTGTGAAAAAAGGCGGCTTGATGATCATTTTACTCAGCTTATCTTACCTACAGCAAACTGCGCCGGCCAAGATTTTGGCCAAACCGGTAGGTAAGGGTTATTTCGTGGGTGTTATTTTTAAAGCCACGTGCCACGTTATTGGAAGCTGTTCCAAACTGGTAACTGTAACCTACCCTCACAGCTTCTATGCTCACCGACAAGATGCCAGACATCTCGTTGTTAGTACGAAAGTTACCGCCTATACCCAACGTCTCTTTTAAGTACAAGGTTGTCGAAAAATCGGCAATAAAAGGAACACCTTTGGTATAAGTGGCGAGCACTGCAGGCTTCACCCTTACATCATCACCGGCTTTTCCAAAAAGGTAAGCACCTGAAAAATTATAATGGCTACTGAAATAACTATTATCTACCTGTGAGGCATTGCCTAGCGAACGGGTAGTAAACTCCGGTACGGCTACACCCAGATAATAGTGATCGGTATAATACAGCACGCCGAAGCCGATATTCGGCCTGGTTTCCCTAACATCATTCCGGAATTGCGGATCTAATGGATCCAAGGCAGAATAATTAGCCGCATAACGCCTTATGCCTCCGTTTAAAGACACTGCCAGATGCTGGTTGTCGGCCAGTTGGATCGACTTGGCAAAAAACAAATTGATCTCGGTTAGATGCTCCACGGCAAACTGATCGTTCAGTACCGTTATACCCGCTGCCCCACCTATTGATTCTACAGGTAAGTTGCCATTGAATATAAATGTAGAAGGCGAACCTTCAATACCAGCCCATTGCCTTCTAACTATGGCATTTACTGAACCGGCCTTATCAATTAAAGAATAAGCCGGATTAAGCGGGGTTAAATTATTCATGTACTGCGAGTAACTGAACAGCTGCTGCGCTTTAACCGTTGAAAAGCTACTTATAATAAGCAGGCTGAATACCAGCCTGCTTAAAAGATGTGATGTTGATTTCAATATTGTTATATTTATAATGATCTGAATCAAAAAAGAGCCTTAGTATTTTAATACGAACCAACCGGTTTTACGCTTGCCTTCGTACTGTAACAGGAAGAAGTAAGTACCAGCCTGCTGCATTTGATTAGTGATGCTTGAGCGGCCGTCGAATACGCGCGAGCGGTTATCGTATCCTTTGATCTCGAACACCTTTACGCCATTACGGTTAATAACGGTTACGCTATTGTCAGGATGTTCCTGGATACCTTCTATGTACAGGAAGTCGTTAACACCGTCGCCGTTTGGTGATACCGCCTGGCGTACAACTATTTCATTACCGCCATCCGCATCATTTACCTCAATGGTTTGCACTACGCTGTTTGCTGCCAGGTAATTTGCGTTACCGGCCTGCGATGCAGTCACCTGGGTGCTACCAATACGGTTTGCCTTAAGGGTATTACCATCCAAAGTTACAATGAACGGATCGGCTACCGTAAAGCTTACTGGCAAGCCCGAAGAAGCCCTAACTACGCTCAGATCATATTTACCTGTTACACGGTTCAGTACCGGTATCGAAGTAAAATCAATAGTCTGCCTGGCTTTGTTTACCGTCAGTAACTGCGTTACCGGCTGGGTCGAAGTATAGTTACCATTCACCGGCGCACTTGCGGTAATATTGGCGGTACCTGCACCCACAATATGTATCCGGCCATTAATAATGATAGCCACACTGTTATTATCACTGGTGTAAACTACAGTTTCCCCACTGCTAAGTGTTGCACCTGCAGCAAAGTCGGCATCACCATAAGTAGCTTGTAGCGGCCTGTTAAAGACAATGCTACGGTTGGCCGGTGCAATGGTTAAAATACCTTTATTGTAAACTATGCTGTAATTGTTTGATGCAGCACCCGATGCAGTGATACCATACGCACCCACGCCCGATGTGGCATTGGCTGCTGTACCTAACACAGGCTGTGCACTTAAGCTGGCCTGCGTATCGCTGTTTACAAAACCACTGTAGCTAACAGTGAACGCCGGGTT
Protein-coding sequences here:
- a CDS encoding zinc ribbon domain-containing protein YjdM: MTKELAPCPICQSPYTYELENLLACPECGHEWSSNEDVHSDDIFVVKDSNGNTLANGDTVVTIKNLPVKGTSQTVKAGTKVKNIRLVDSDHNIDCKIDGFGAMALKSEFVKKA
- a CDS encoding PorP/SprF family type IX secretion system membrane protein → MKSTSHLLSRLVFSLLIISSFSTVKAQQLFSYSQYMNNLTPLNPAYSLIDKAGSVNAIVRRQWAGIEGSPSTFIFNGNLPVESIGGAAGITVLNDQFAVEHLTEINLFFAKSIQLADNQHLAVSLNGGIRRYAANYSALDPLDPQFRNDVRETRPNIGFGVLYYTDHYYLGVAVPEFTTRSLGNASQVDNSYFSSHYNFSGAYLFGKAGDDVRVKPAVLATYTKGVPFIADFSTTLYLKETLGIGGNFRTNNEMSGILSVSIEAVRVGYSYQFGTASNNVARGFKNNTHEITLTYRFGQNLGRRSLL